From a region of the Castanea sativa cultivar Marrone di Chiusa Pesio chromosome 10, ASM4071231v1 genome:
- the LOC142612541 gene encoding alkylated DNA repair protein ALKBH8 homolog isoform X2 — protein sequence MGLPRFGRPKGVDMQGKLSPNLFVANCGPAVGLSHDTIASVFAAFGEVNGVFAADESGARVIVSYCDESSARAALEALDGHPCPELGGRTLHIRYSVLQPTAPDQINDSVPVSLVASDLNIPGLYLVHDFVSTKEEEELLASIDERPWKSLAKRRVQHYGYEFCYETRNVNTRQHLGELPSFVSPILEKISLFPDLDNAARPCIMEFRRYTDGDWLNHNTKTQTPENGSNFLRRAIYLPPRSMLLLSGEARYAWHHYIPHHKIDLVKDSVIRRGSRRVSFTFRKVRADPCPCDFTQYCDSQR from the exons ATGGGGTTGCCAAGATTTGGGCGGCCGAAGGGTGTGGATATGCAAGGCAAGTTGAGTCCCAACCTTTTTGTGGCCAACTGTGGGCCGGCGGTAGGACTTTCTCATGATACCATTGCATCAGTGTTTGCTGCATTTGGGGAAGTGAATGGAGTCTTTGCAGCTGATGAGAGTGGTGCACGTGTTATTGTTTCTTATTGTGATGAGAGTTCTGCTAGAGCTGCCTTGGAAGCATTGGATGGACACCCTTGTCCTGAGCTTGGAGGCCGCACTTTGCACATTCGGTATTCAGTACTACAACCTACTGCACCG GATCAGATCAATGACTCAGTTCCAGTGTCTTTGGTGGCTTCTGATTTGAACATTCCAGGGCTTTACTTAGTGCATGACTTTGTCAGCACTAAGGAAGAGGAG GAATTGCTTGCATCCATTGATGAAAGGCCTTGGAAAAGTCTTGCCAAAAGAAGGGTTCAGCATTATGGCTATGAGTTTTGCTATGAA ACGAGGAATGTCAATACAAGACAGCACTTAGGTGAACTTCCATCATTTGTTTCCCCCATTCTTGAAAAGATCTCTCTCTTTCCAGACCTTGACAACGCTGCAA GGCCTTGCATAATGGAGTTCAGGAGATACACAGATGGTGATTGGCTTAATCAcaatacaaaaacacaaactcCTGAAAATGGCTCAAATTTCTTAAGGAGGGCTATTTACCTTCCCCCTCGGTCCATGCTCCTATTATCTGGGGAAGCACGTTATGCTTGGCATCATTACATTCCTCACCACAAG ATTGATTTGGTGAAGGACAGTGTGATCAGAAGGGGTTCAAGGAGGGTGTCTTTCACTTTTCGTAAG GTTAGAGCTGATCCTTGCCCATGTGACTTTACCCAATATTGTGATTCTCAGAGATAA
- the LOC142612541 gene encoding alkylated DNA repair protein ALKBH8 homolog isoform X1, whose amino-acid sequence MGLPRFGRPKGVDMQGKLSPNLFVANCGPAVGLSHDTIASVFAAFGEVNGVFAADESGARVIVSYCDESSARAALEALDGHPCPELGGRTLHIRYSVLQPTAPDQINDSVPVSLVASDLNIPGLYLVHDFVSTKEEEELLASIDERPWKSLAKRRVQHYGYEFCYETRNVNTRQHLGELPSFVSPILEKISLFPDLDNAASIVLDQLTVNEYPPGVGLSPHIDTHSAFEGFIFSLSLAGPCIMEFRRYTDGDWLNHNTKTQTPENGSNFLRRAIYLPPRSMLLLSGEARYAWHHYIPHHKIDLVKDSVIRRGSRRVSFTFRKVRADPCPCDFTQYCDSQR is encoded by the exons ATGGGGTTGCCAAGATTTGGGCGGCCGAAGGGTGTGGATATGCAAGGCAAGTTGAGTCCCAACCTTTTTGTGGCCAACTGTGGGCCGGCGGTAGGACTTTCTCATGATACCATTGCATCAGTGTTTGCTGCATTTGGGGAAGTGAATGGAGTCTTTGCAGCTGATGAGAGTGGTGCACGTGTTATTGTTTCTTATTGTGATGAGAGTTCTGCTAGAGCTGCCTTGGAAGCATTGGATGGACACCCTTGTCCTGAGCTTGGAGGCCGCACTTTGCACATTCGGTATTCAGTACTACAACCTACTGCACCG GATCAGATCAATGACTCAGTTCCAGTGTCTTTGGTGGCTTCTGATTTGAACATTCCAGGGCTTTACTTAGTGCATGACTTTGTCAGCACTAAGGAAGAGGAG GAATTGCTTGCATCCATTGATGAAAGGCCTTGGAAAAGTCTTGCCAAAAGAAGGGTTCAGCATTATGGCTATGAGTTTTGCTATGAA ACGAGGAATGTCAATACAAGACAGCACTTAGGTGAACTTCCATCATTTGTTTCCCCCATTCTTGAAAAGATCTCTCTCTTTCCAGACCTTGACAACGCTGCAAGTATAGTTTTGGACCAACTGACG GTTAATGAGTACCCACCTGGGGTTGGCTTGTCCCCACATATAGATACCCATTCTGCATTTGAGGGATTTATATTCAGCCTTTCATTGGCAGGGCCTTGCATAATGGAGTTCAGGAGATACACAGATGGTGATTGGCTTAATCAcaatacaaaaacacaaactcCTGAAAATGGCTCAAATTTCTTAAGGAGGGCTATTTACCTTCCCCCTCGGTCCATGCTCCTATTATCTGGGGAAGCACGTTATGCTTGGCATCATTACATTCCTCACCACAAG ATTGATTTGGTGAAGGACAGTGTGATCAGAAGGGGTTCAAGGAGGGTGTCTTTCACTTTTCGTAAG GTTAGAGCTGATCCTTGCCCATGTGACTTTACCCAATATTGTGATTCTCAGAGATAA
- the LOC142613030 gene encoding pentatricopeptide repeat-containing protein At1g71420, with product MPRPTTRACYFSFRQVHIANVPTASSHNTEPNNLLNKLRVLSNRGHLQEALSIFYTQTQTQTQTQNHQTYATLFHACARHRSLHEGISLHYHMLSHNPTNPFDLFVTNHLINMYCKFGYVGYAHHLFDEMPHRNLVSWTALISGYAQQGRSDECLLLFSSMLVEYYPNEFAVASVLSSCFGERGRQVHALALKLALDSCVYVANALITMYSKSTSFGCMCNADKDEAWSLFKTMQVRNLVSWNSMVAGFQIRGLGTQAMNLFMQMHREGTGFDRATLLSVISSLYGSESNVNKQVDDVMSSSLKFCFQLHCLTIKTGFISEIEITTALVKSYFDIGGDIGNCYRIFMETSTCHRDIVSWTSIITALAERDPEEALFLFCQLRREDLIPDWYTFSIALKACAGLVTERHAMAVHSQVIKAGFEGDTVLANALIHAYARCGNIALTKQVFDEMEFRDLVSWNSMLKAHALHGKAREALQLFWQMNLQPDPTTFVALLSACSHAELVDEGIIIFDSMVGKYGIVPQLDHYACMVDILGRSGRVLEAAELINRMPMKPDSVVWSTLLGSCRKHGKTSLAKLAADKLKELEPGNSLGYVQMSNIYSSGGNFNKAGLIRNEMKGSSVRKEPGLSWVEIGNQVHEFASGGRCHPEREVIFRQLEGFVGKLKEIGYVPETSLALHDIEEEQKEEQLYCHSEKLALTFAVMNERSLCYGGRVIRINKNIRICVDCHNFMKLASDMLKKEIVVRDANRFHHFKGGVCSCDDYW from the coding sequence ATGCCACGCCCGACAACACGCGCGTGCTACTTCTCCTTCCGACAAGTACACATAGCCAATGTTCCCACAGCGTCTAGCCATAACACCGAACCCAACAATCTTCTCAACAAGTTGCGCGTGCTATCCAATCGCGGCCACCTCCAAGAAGCGCTCTCAATATTCtacacccaaacccaaacccaaacccaaacccaaaaccaccAAACCTATGCGACTCTGTTCCATGCATGTGCTCGCCACAGAAGCCTCCATGAAGGCATATCTCTACACTATCACATGCTTTCCCACAACCCCACAAACCCTTTTGATCTCTTCGTTACCAACCATCTCATCAACATGTACTGCAAATTTGGATACGTAGGCTATGCCCACCACCTGTTCGATGAAATGCCTCacagaaaccttgtttcttggacTGCTCTCATTTCCGGGTACGCGCAACAAGGGAGATCGGACGAGTGTCTTCTCTTGTTTTCGAGTATGTTGGTGGAGTATTATCCGAATGAATTTGCAGTGGCAAGTGTGCTTAGTTCTTGCTTTGGTGAGCGTGGACGGCAAGTACATGCGCTTGCGTTGAAACTGGCTTTGGATTCTTGTGTTTACGTTGCGAATGCTCTTATTACTATGTATAGTAAGAGTACTAGTTTTGGGTGTATGTGTAATGCTGATAAGGATGAGGCTTGGAGTTTGTTTAAGACCATGCAGGTTCGCAACCTTGTTTCGTGGAATTCAATGGTGGCAGGGTTTCAAATTCGCGGGCTTGGGACCCAAGCTATGAATCTTTTTATGCAAATGCACCGTGAGGGAACTGGGTTTGATCGTGCCACTCTTCTCAGTGTCATTTCTTCCTTGTATGGAAGTGAAAGCAATGTCAATAAACAAGTTGATGATGTGATGAGTAGCAGTCTCAAGTTTTGCTTTCAGTTGCATTGTCTCACTATCAAAACTGGGTTTATCTCAGAAATTGAAATAACAACTGCATTGGTGAAGTCTTACTTTGATATTGGAGGAGATATTGGTAACTGTTATAGGATTTTTATGGAGACGAGTACTTGTCATCGAGATATTGTTTCATGGACTAGCATTATTACGGCACTTGCAGAACGTGACCCTGAAGAAGCTCTCTTCCTTTTCTGTCAGTTGCGTCGAGAGGACTTAATTCCAGATTGGTATACTTTCTCAATTGCCTTGAAAGCTTGTGCAGGCCTTGTGACTGAGCGGCATGCTATGGCAGTTCATTCTCAAGTTATTAAAGCTGGGTTTGAGGGTGACACTGTACTTGCAAACGCTCTGATCCATGCCTATGCTAGGTGTGGCAACATTGCTTTGACTAAGCAAGTTTTTGATGAAATGGAATTTCGTGATTTGGTTTCTTGGAACTCAATGCTAAAAGCGCATGCCTTGCATGGAAAAGCTAGAGAAGCATTGCAACTCTTTTGGCAAATGAATCTCCAACCTGATCCCACTACCTTTGTCGCTCTCCTCTCAGCTTGCAGCCATGCTGAACTTGTGGATGAAGGAATCATAATTTTTGACTCTATGGTTGGAAAATATGGTATTGTTCCTCAGCTTGATCACTATGCCTGCATGGTTGACATTCTTGGGCGATCAGGGCGAGTTCTTGAGGCTGCAGAACTTATAAATAGAATGCCGATGAAGCCTGATTCTGTAGTTTGGAGCACACTCCTTGGATCATGTAGGAAGCATGGTAAGACAAGTTTGGCAAAGTTAGCAGCAGATAAACTGAAAGAGTTGGAGCCAGGTAATTCATTAGGTTATGTACAAATGTCAAACATATATTCCTCCGGTGGTAATTTCAATAAAGCTGGCCTAATTAGGAATGAAATGAAGGGATCTAGTGTGAGAAAGGAACCTGGATTAAGCTGGGTTGAGATTGGAAATCAGGTACATGAATTTGCCTCTGGAGGCCGATGTCATCCAGAAAGGGAGGTGATATTCAGGCAGCTTGAAGGATTTGTTGGGAAGTTAAAGGAGATAGGTTATGTACCCGAGACAAGCTTGGCATTGCATGACATAGAAGAGGAGCAGAAAGAGGAGCAATTGTATTGTCACAGTGAGAAGCTAGCTTTGACATTTGCCGTAATGAATGAAAGAAGTTTGTGTTATGGTGGGAGAGTAATAAGAATTAATAAGAACATTCGAATTTGTGTGGATTGCCATAACTTCATGAAGCTAGCATCAGATATGCTTAAAAAGGAGATTGTTGTAAGAGATGCAAACCGCTTCCATCATTTTAAAGGTGGGGTGTGCTCTTGCGATGACTATTGGTAG
- the LOC142613513 gene encoding F-box/LRR-repeat protein At3g48880-like, whose translation MRNESSSDHSWNNMDNDVLVKIFMTLNVMDLITGVSQVCSSWRSACCEPVLWKKLDLRMLKPSFVCYPPKPYPWSNRLSTKILMSVLKRSLNLSRGNVTFLIFNFFECIRDEHLIFTAKRTRNLKRLVLPATWHQITIGGTEEAFKMWEGLESLTIPWFCSRMEHMEVIGTYCKNLFELKIDCQFDLNLACALTKKFRKLKVVSLRCKTVHNEALIHILDNPENLEVLNISHCLFIQFEKGSQTSFTLSHEPVQSIIEKGSGLKQFLTCQTKSCDTCKSTPSVEGVSRSMWYELEQRYWREDEVSSLAH comes from the exons ATGAGGAATGAAAGTTCAAGTGATCACAGCTGGAACAACATGGACAATGATGTACTTGTTAAGATATTCATGACTCTTAATGTTATGGATTTGATTACTGGCGTCTCTCAAGTGTGCAGCTCATGGCGCTCAGCTTGTTGTGAGCCTGTCTTGTGGAAGAAACTTGACTTACGTATGTTGAAGCCTAGCTTCGTTTGTTATCCCCCAAAACCATATCCTTGGTCTAACCGCCTTTCAACTAAGATACTAATGTCAGTCTTGAAGAGGTCTTTAAATCTCAGTCGTGGAAATGTGACtttcttgattttcaacttctttgaATGCATAAGAGATGAGCATTTGATCTTTACAGCCAAAAG GACCCGTAACCTAAAACGACTCGTACTACCTGCAACTTGGCATCAAATAACAATTGGTGGAACAGAAGAAGCTTTCAAAATGTGGGAAGGGCTTGAATCTTTGACTATTCCTTGGTTTTGCAGTCGTATGGAACACATGGAGGTGATTGGTACATACTGCAAAAACTTATTTGAACTTAAAATTGATTGCCAGTTTGACCTAAACTTAGCTTGTGCCCTAACTAAAAAATTTCGAAAGCTTAAGGTGGTAAGTCTCCGATGCAAAACAGTGCACAACGAAGCTTTGATCCATATATTGGACAACCCGGAAAATTTGGAGGTGTTGAATATCTCTCACTGCCTCTTTATACAATTTGAAAAAGGCTCCCAAACCTCCTTCACACTATCCCATGAACCTGTTCAGTCAATCATTGAAAAGGGGTCAGGGCTTAAACAGTTTCTTACTTGTCAGACAAAGTCCTGTGATACGTGTAAAAGTACACCTTCGGTTGAAGGAGTCTCGCGGTCGATGTGGTATGAACTTGAACAGAGATATTGGCGAGAGGATGAGGTGAGTTCTCTTGCACATTGA